The genomic window CTACCCCCCTTCGCCCTGAGGTCAACAACGCCCAACCAGCACAGCACCCACTAACCAATGCCACTCAGCTTAGATCAACTACTAAATGCATGATGCAAACATATGATCCGCAGTAAAGAAAGAAAAGGATCACCTCTGTCAGGAAACCACTGATGAAGCAATGCCAACATTTCAACACTGCATTCAAGCATTATTTCATTCGGTAGCAAATGGCTTCTCCATCCATCCAAACACTGACCCGCATTAACAAAAATAACAACTGTACATCTCTGGTAGCAAACTCGATTTTTACAGAACTTGATTCCCGGGAGTTAGGGGGGAGAACATTCGCGGGGCGCGCCCGGGGGAGGGACGACAGCGAGCGCGATGGCTTTTATAcatcatcgagatcaatcaaggtAGGGTCAAATGCCAGGGAGCCTTGCCTTAGGAGGCGTACGCAGACCCGGAGGGGGACTCCAGGAGACGCCGGGCCATGGGCGCGTTGGGCGACGCCGAGGCGGAGTAGCCGTACGCGTAGACCCCCATCGGAGCCGCCATCGGGTGGTCGAACTTGCAGTTTACGCCGAACTTGCAGATGCCATAGCGAGAATAGAACTTGCAGAGCTCTTCCCCCTGAAAATCTCGGAAAAAGATGTCGCGTCATGATACAGCAAAAGGTGCGCTGGGAACAGCAAAGATGAACTGGTGTTTGAGTAACTGCCACAAAATCGTTAGCTAAGCATATAAATTCAAGAGGAAGTAGCAGGTCGTGTCAACAATTAGCTAAGAACAATCCATTCAGTAGCTAAAGAAATACACCGTGTTAACCAAGTACGGACTAATAGCTGAACGGATGTACTTCCTCTGTTTTTACCAGATTTATAGAAAACAATGTGAAGATTCATAATAGCAAATAtataaaaaagggcaacctggtgcatgtagctcccgcttgcgcagggtccagggaagggtccgaccactttgggtctatagtacgcagcctttccctacatttctgtaagaggctgtttccaggacttgaacccatgacctcatggtcacaaggcagcagctttaccactgcgccaaggctccccttctaaTGACATTGATACGCTATTGTACATATTGATATTTTTTACTATAAACTAGGTCAagctttacaaagtttgacttaggAAAAAGCTAATACACGGAGTAGATAAAAATGGAGGAAGTGCTCTACTTATCTCTTCCCTGTCAGATTGGCAGATTATAACAATGTTTTCATCTTTGTCTAGCATAGTGGAATTAGCACTGTGACTTCAACACTGAATTTGATGATAAAATAGTGTGTAACCAAGACAAGTATGGTTTAGTAAATTAACACAAGAGATTTTCTTGTTTGTAGAATTGCTCATCGACGTCAGGAAATATATGGTATTGCAGAATCAGTTGTGTAGCCAATAAACATGACAATTTATAAAGGAGCATCTTTGGTTCTACAATTCATCTCAAATCTGTACTCAGGGAAAGATGTGTAAATCAACTGCTTAACTAAGATTGTACCACAGTGGGATGATGAAGGTGGTACAACACTCAAAACATGTGCAAAAACTATAATGGACAATGAGTTAAGGATAAGCAAAAACAGTGAAGGGATTCCGTATACTTACTGGGCGTAATGGAAGACCCATTGGGCTCAAGATACAGTCTGGGGGAGGCTGTGAACGCACACGGGGATGATGGAATTTGCAAACTGCACCAAATTTACAATCTCCAGTCTTTATGTAGTATATGCATTCCGGTTGATCAGGTCTCTCAGGAAAAACATTCTCTCTCTGCAGTGCATACTGAGGTGCAGGAAACGAACTGGATCTGTAGGGTGATTGCATTCCCTGATTTCCTGCACTGGCTTCACCTTGTCGGGAAGTTCCATAGTATTGTTGAGCCCCTGGAGACTGCAGTCGGCTCTCAGGAGATGAAACAGGTACCATTTGGCCCTTGAAAGATAAGAAAAAACACAAATATCAACCCTACATATAGACTCCAACATTTTTTTTACAGATTAGAGCTAAATCGCTGAAGTCAAATAAAATTATAGACCAAGCTGAGTGACAGCTTTCCAAGATGCTTATAGAATAGACTCCATTGCGACTGGATTTAATTATTTTCTTTGAGCATATCATTATTACAATAGCAATAGCAATTCAAGTAGCAACATAATGCAAGTATAAACAGGCCATATAAACAGAGCCATGACATAAAACAAAGGATCAAAGGATAAGTTAAAAGTTGAGACTTGAAACTGATGTATTTCTTAAGTTTTCCCCTGTTGGTCTAGGAAATAAACAGATAAACACATCATGACTAAGAGAAAATTCATTATATTGCATTACTATGAAATGAGATGATCTTACAGGATATGAGTTCCAGTTTGGTACTTGAACAAGACCCTGTGGTACAATCATCGGTGTATAGTTTGAAGGACTTTGCCATCTAGGGCTTGGAATGAAAGAACCTCTTGGATAAGTCCAGCTTGCCATTGTTCCAGTATAGGAATGTGGACCAGTGCTTCCAGAGTTATGTACAGGAGGATAAATAGGGGAACCACGTGAAGAAGCCACCGCACTGAAAATTTCTGGATGGTTAAATTTACATGTATTCCCATATTTACACTGTCCCGTTTTTAAGTAGTATGCACACTCCCTTTCATTCTACAACAAGAAAAAAGATTTCAGCTCAGTACAACATGAAGAAAAATATATAAAAGGATGGACAAATAAAATATTCTACTAACAGTAAACAACTAACCGGTCGAAGTGGATATCCCAATGTGTTTAGCTGCACCATTCCTGCGATTCCAGCCTTTTCTCTAGGGTGATGGAATTTGCACGTAGGCCCAAACTTGCATGTTCCAGTCTTCAGATAGTACTGCACGTAGGCCCAAACGTCAAGAAATTCTATCAGTTCGACACTTGTCCAGCAAGGCATAAAATGCTAAAATTATACTGCTTGTAGATTGCAAGATAGACTCCACAAACATGCCATGGGAACAAATAGTAATACCCTGTACTATTACAAAGGGCACTCCGAAATTGTGGTTATCATCCTGACAAACACTGAAGCTAAATCACCTAGAGGTTATTTTCTTGCTGTATGAGTACTTCTACAAATTCTTGTAACAGTTATCTTGAATGGTTTGGTTGTCACCTGATAATCAATCCTTACAAGCAAGCACTGAAGAAAGAACTAGGAGAATTACAAATTACACAGTCCTCATATGAACCACAACTATTATTTTTTTCGACCTATATAAAAGCATCAACCAAATTTAAGACCCACATTTCTCCCCATGTTTTCACTAAGCATTTTTTAACAAGATAATAATTGCTCCAACGCATCACATAAGCAGAAAACAAGCCACACATGAGTATATGACACTGCTGATATTGTTAACCAAGGCAGCATGGCGTGAATCCAAGTAAAATCTATGACAAAAAAACAGCTTCTGAAAGAACAAATGGTTCCTAAATATAATTACCTGACATTCAGGTTGTCCCACCCTCTCAGGATATTCTCCTTTCATTCTGGCAGAGGCAATAGCCTGACAATAAGCAGGTCAGTTAAGAAAAATGTGAGATGAAGCAACAACAATAAGTATATAAAGAGGTTTTACAGAAAATTGGCAGTTAGTACTGTAATGCCTCTAAGGAACAGGAATAATATGCAGCTCGCCGGGGGCAATCATGAATAATCGAAAAGAAAGTGGCATACTGGTGACAATTATCCAAAAGAAAAGTGGATTCTATGACACGTGACTAACATATAGCAAACTTTATCCAATGAAAATGGAAAAGAACAAAATCATAGACTAGTTGACCCTCACCAAGCTAAAAACTTTTTATCAAAACGTACTTACTGATGCTAGGATATTTATGTGCCTTCTTCGAATGAGAAAGCACTTAACTATCTAAAGGTGGTCATATGAATCATGATACTGAGCATTTTGCGCATTAATGATTTGCATTAAATTCGGTCAAAATTACTACATTTGACTCCACGGTGCAATAGGAACAAATCAACACAAGAAGTTTCCCTTCTACTAATTGCGTATTCATTTTACAGTCCTGCTTATGTACTACATGAGGACTGAACATATTGGAAAATGTACAAAACGTAACCCTGACGATTGTGAACATGTGACACAAAGCAGAATGGAAACAACAGCTGGGAGAGGTATGTTTAGTCACCGTATTCCTGTCCTGAGGGTGATTGAACCTGCAGCTCATGCCAAACCTGCACAATCCAGTCCTGAGGTAGTAGGTGCAGTCCGGTTCCCCTGGCCGCACAGGATATGGCCCAGATTGCATAGTGGCGCCGCTGCTCATGGCCATCTGCTGCCACATTCCCTCTGCATTGCACGCACACACAAAACTGATTAAAATCTAGATCAACAAGTTTGCGGATTGATTATTAAGCGCCAACAGAGTATCCACATTCTACAAGTAACAGCATGCAAAACATGGAAAGTAACAGCGTCGCGGTCTGACACGATCAATCACCCTCAAAAACCCCAATTCCGCGCCGACAGGGATATACGCAAAACGATAGCTTTAGTCACCGCCAAAATCCGCTGGGGTTACCACTCCCCGATCCATGGCAGGATACCGTGAGAACGCCCACTGATTCCGCAGAAAATTGCGGAGACAAAAAAGGTAAAGCCGAGCATCCGAGCTTAACCTACGGCGCGGAATTTAGCTTCCGATTATAACCCCaattccccaaaacggccagggcgCTCGGGCGTGGCGGGGAGAGGAGCCACGGAAACCCTAACCTTCATAGAGAGCGTCAGGGTCGGGCGATGGCGGGTCGGCGGCCGCGGCGGTGGCCGTGGCGgggggcgggggaggaggaggcgagggggcggcggcggaggccgtgACCGTCACCACCGCGGGAGCGGAGGCCCTTCCGGCTTCGTCCATCTTCGGCGAGCGGCTGGGTCGGCCATCACGcgatcgcggcggcggcggcggccattggGGGAGGGGCTCCGGCGAGTGATCGGTGGCGGTGTGTGCAGGAtacagagggagagagaggaggcgcccTGCCTGCCGCTGCCCCTTGTATTTATTTCTCCCCCTTTCTCTCGCTCTCTTTTTCGGTGCGCGGCCTGCTACGTGCACCCGCGCGTTGCACGCGCGCTGCCCGCTCACGCGATTATTCCCTTTTTCTACCCGGCGAAATTGCAGCGCTTTGCTTTTAAAATTATGATCACGGCAAGGGCATGGGAGAACAAAACGGCGAATTGTTAGATTTCCAAAAGAAAATTCAGGGCCATCTTTGCAACTGTGTTTTTACTATGTTGTGTTGGTTTCATCAACTTGAAAGGATGGAGCACTCGCTAATTTTGCAGCTAGGAGAGTGAAGGTAGTTTACTCACCGACTTTCATGTCTTGAATCTTCCGGTGATGAGTTCGCCCACGGACCCCGGTATTTATAACCATGTTCGATGGAAAGAACTTTGACAAGGGGTGGCGGACACGGCGCCGCTCGGTTGGGTTTATCCTTGGGCTGACATTTACAGGTGTAGATAGAGACGACGGGGGTGTCGGTGGTGGGAAAGGCGATGGTCAATGGCGGTATTGAAGAAAAGGGGGTAGGTAGGGTGTGGGGCTAGCGAACGTTACGTCTGGTGAAGAAACCGAGAAGATGTCGACAAAAATGGTGAGTTGAAGATTTGCGTGCGACCGGTGGCGTGGGCTATGAGGAGATAGAAGATAACAGGCGAAAAAGATGAGGCGCCGAAAGGGGGCATGGGGCGATGGATGCCGGAAGGCGGAGAGATGAGGCGTTGAAAGGGGGGCGGAAAACGCGGGGCGATGGATGCCAGAAGGCGAAGAGATGAGGCGCCGAAAGGGGGCGCAAAACGCGGGGCGATGGATGCCAGAAGGCGAAGAGATGAGGCGGTGAAAGGAGGGCGCGGGGCAATGGATGCCAGAAGCGGAGAGATGAGGCGCTGAAAGGGAGGCGCGAAACGCGGGGCGATGGATGACAGAAGGCGAAGAGATGAGGCACCGAAAGGAGAGCGCGGGACGCAAGGCGATAGATGCCAGAAAAGCGAAGAGATGAGGCGACAAAAAGTGCACTAAATGAGATATACGTTTCACTACCATATCTCGCCGTTTATGGCGTGTATAGATGGAGTAATGTCCGCAACTGTCTTCCACGATCAGAAGTCAAATGCACTGTTTTAGTGGAAGACATGCGGCCAAAAGCGTTGAGACGGGCCAAAAAAAAACTACATATAGCTATTTTTACACCTCAGTTTTCATCGTGGCTTGCCTGATCCGATCTAATATTTCCATTcactcttttttttcctttttttgttacatGCACCTTGTATCTTTTACAATTTCCATGGAGCATTCAAAGAACTATGTTTGTAAAACTCGTCATGCGATCAAAAGACTCGCGACATCTCGACTCTGTAATATTTTTTTCCCGTTCTTGCTTGTGTTTTTAGGACCGAACAACTACCGTAAAGTGTGTCCGGTAAAATTGATACGACAATGAATCTAGTTCGCCATGATAACATTGATGGTGGATGTCAACTGTTGTACTACTAAAATCGTATACACCAACACTATGGCGGTATTACCTCCGTCGATACGGATATTTATCTAGATACGGGTGATGAATCACGGAGGGAGTAGGTAATAGCAACGCTCTTTTTAGAATTTCATTTCATTTCACTCTCCAAAACGGAGACTCGGTCTAGTAGTCTTGGTAGGCAAAAATCAAATGGGAAAGGAAAAGAAAACGcttgtgtatgtgtgtgttgacGACAAGTGGACAGGAAGAGGAGCATCATCCGCGGCGGTGGTGCGCGTAACAATTCCGCCCGCACTGTGCATGGTGCCAGTGTGCCCGGGGCGCCCGCTTCGGGTGATTTTTCCCGTCCATTTTTTTTTTCTTCCCTTCCCCTTGCCCTGACCTGACGCTCCGCTCCTTTTACGCGTCCCTCCCTCCTTCTTTTTGTTCGGGTGTGAATTGTGAGGAGAGGAGCGAGACCGCGGGAGTGGAGTGACCTCATCCAGTCGTTCCCCCACCCCCATTTCCCCCTTTCTTTTTCGTTTTTGCTCCCTTTTCCCTCATTTCCCATTCGCGGGAGCCCTTTTTCCCCTCGCACAAAATACTGCTTACTTTCTTCGCCCGCCTTTTGTCTCCGGGGGCTCCTCCACGGGTCGCGTCGCGTCGCTTTCGCGGTCTCCCGTTCGATGCGTATCGCTCGTTCCGCGTTCGCCCTcgccttcttttatttttgtttttcgcTCCGTTGCGTTCCGTTGCTGTGCTGCTGCTCACCGACCACCTGTTTTCCCCGACGTGCTACGATTCGGGCGGCGACTTTGGGAGTCCGGCCTTGGGGGCCGGGGACGGATCCTCCTTCTCCGGCTTGGCGCTGAAGCGAGCAGTGGAGGAACGGGGTGGTGGGGGGCTGGGTTTCCCGAGGCAGACACGGGTGATGCAGCGGCGGTGCGTTGCGTTATGCTGTGTTGTGCGTGCGTGGTGGTCACCACGGACGGGGCCTATGCTACGCTACGGCCTCGCCTAGTTGATGGGATGCCATGCCGATTCCGTATTCTGTAGAGATGGTGGGGGTGGGCGCGATCGGCATATGTGTTTTTCTTTTCATGATAACACGTGTCCCGTTTGTATCATAAAGATTAAAAGTCACATAAGGAcagacatgacaaaactgaaaagatagcagaacattcCTGAGCTtaacaccaacgcccgtcacctgtcTCCGGAGAACAGCCACCAAAGACAGCAGCCATCGAAGAACAAAATGACAGATCACCTTCTCACCCGGActtgacgcggctccatcgcttATATGCAATTTTGCGGACattcaaggtggctcaccaaaagtgaagcccttgaCGTTGAACGAAGCAggccggggcaacaccccggacacgccatcgaacttcatGGCACCCCACCACAACTAAGATGCCGATGGAGAAAATTGTACCAGCCATCCACAAACCACAAACCAGCacatgttccgtcttccagatgttaTCAAtgagaccacaatctgcatccgcttccagactacctcccaagctctgcGCCGACACTGGAGCAAACGTAGTCGCAACAGCAGAGTCCGATGACacatgtccaccacgaggatgccgccgccacgCCACACCATCCTTaattgaacagactggtttccaaatccatccccaaccataggaccgatggcctcgttAGGGAAGGATCCAAATAATCTTTATTCAGCGTCGTCATCCTCGCGGGTGAAGCCAATACGATGAACAGCCTAAAAGAACGGCctctcctggcggcggctagggttctagcCGCCAAGGAGAGAGGAAAATGGTATGTACGATTGATCGGTATGTATCGCCAAATGTGGTTTCGGGTGTATCTTTGTGTGTGTGGCCCATCACGTGTGTATATGGCCATATATCTGTTCGGGCCTTTTGTTTCTCGGCTGACCAGAAAGGGCGATTCTGCCCACCGCCGTCGATCCTCCCATGTTGCCCTTCTGCCGTGTCAACGTCTCTCGCTGTTCGTGCCTAGTTTCATTGTTGCACAACCTCGCCATTCGGTCCTCTCCAAGACGTTTCTTCCACCGCACCACCGCTGTCATGTCCATCTCTCCAAACATTCCCCTTCCTTGGTCCTGTTTTTCGGCGTCGGAAAATTGATGCacgctgtaacgcccggataattaagctacagtaatccctactaatgatgccacgtcacctcggttaccgtgattaaactcacgttgattcgaactcggttcaaattcaattgaaaacataggcaaacaataaaagttttcaaaaattagaTCTAAAATGTTCGGgagttgtcaaatattacaaagataattatggtgaagtaaacaaatttttataaaatgcataaatattttaaattgaataaaacagaaaggaaagtaaattaaaaaaaacagaaaacaaaccaaaatatatatatatataaaaggacccccccactgggccagacggcccagccgaCTAGGccaccaccggcccaactgggcaaaggcccagccggccaccccccccATAACCCCACGCCCCCGGAACCCTAACCCCACCCCGTCGCCCCACTCACCCCCNNNNNNNNNNNNNNNNNNNNNNNNNNNNNNNNNNNNNNNNNNNNNNNNNNNNNNNNNNNNNNNNNNNNNNNNNNNNNNNNNNNNNNNNNNNNNNNNNNNNNNNNNNNNNNNNNNNNNNNNNNNNNNNNNNNNNNNNNNNNNNNNNNNNNNNNNNNNNNNNNNNNNNNNNNNNNNNNNNNNNNNNNNNNNNNNNNNNNNNNNNNNNNNNNNNNNNNNNNNNNNNNNNNNNNNNNNNNNNNNNNNNNNNNNNNNNNNNNNNNNNNNNNNNNNNNNNNNNNNNNNNNNNNNNNNNNNNNNNNNNNNNNNNNNNNNNNNNNNNNNNNNNNNNNNNNNNNNNNNNNNNNNNNNNNNNNNNNNNNNNNNNNNNNNNNNNNNNNNNNNNNNNNNNNNNNNNNNNNNNNNNNNNNNNNNNNNNNNNNNNNNNNNNNNNNNNNNNNNNNNNNNNNNNNNNNNNNNNNNNNNNNNNNNNNNNNNNNNNNNNNNNNNNNNNNNNNNNNNNNNNNNNNNNNNNNNNNNNNNNNNNNNNNNNNNNNNNNNNNNNNNNNNNNNNNNNNNNNNNNNNNNNNNNNNNNNNNNNNNNNNNNNNNNNNNNNNNNNNNNNNNNNNNNNNNNNNNNNNNNNNNNNNNNNNNNNNNNNNNNNNNNNNNNNNNNNNNNNNNNNNNNNNNNNNNNNNNNNNNNNNNNNNNNNNNNNNNNNNNNNNNNNNNNNNNNNNNNNNNNNNNNNNNNNNNNNNNNNNNNNNNNNNNNNNNNCTCGAGCCCAAACGCCCCGGGGCTCCGCTCGGTTGCAGCCCCGTTTGGCCCGCGCCCATTAGCCCCTGGTGGCTCGGATGAGCCACTGACTAGGGGGGCCCCAcgcccaaaataaaaataaaagaaaatataaatagataaataaataataaaataaataaaaacaataaatataattaataaaattaaaatgatttaataaaattattaattaagtaattaagtaattaagttaattaatccggtttaattaaattaattaactagttaagtttaattaaactgtaattagattaacctaaaccctaattaacctaaatagagaatgacaggtgggtcccactggacccacatgtcagggttgactcagtcaacccctgttgactgctgacgtcagcatgacatcatgctgacatcataaatacattttttcgaattaattaaataaataattaaattccaaaattgttaaaatcttttaaaaatcatatcttttaatccgtaactcggattaaaatattttcaacatgaaagttgctcggaacgacgtgacgattccggatacgcagtccgttcgtccgccacacacccctaacctatcgaactcgcaacttttcccctccggttcatctgtccgaaaacacgaaacaccgggaatactttcccggatgattccccccttaaccagtaccacctcataccacgttagggcacgcctagcatcgcttcttgacatgccatgcatcgatatgcatctgtttacttggtattcattgtttcttccccctcttctctccggtagactacgagaccgacgctgctgctgcccagttcgactacggagttgacgatccctctctcttgccagagcaaccaggcaagcccccccccttgatcaccagatatcgcctattcttctctatactgcttgcattagagtagtgtagcatgttactgctttccgttgatcctattctgatgcatagcctgacattgttgctacacctgttgataccttatctgcaatcataaatgcttagtataggatgctagtttatcatcattggccctacattcttgtcagtctgccttgctatactattgggccgtgatcactcgggaggtgatcacgggtatatactgtaCATACATACAttctatacagatggtgactaaagtcgggtcagctcgaagagtacccgcgagtgattcacggattgggggctgaaaggacctttgtcccgacggccctctgtgtggatctttgtggcggagcgacagggcaggttgagaccacctaggagacaggtgggcctggccctgttcggcgttcgcggatacttaacatgcttaacgagatcttggtatttgatctgagtcggctacgagcctatacgcactaaccatctacgtgggagtagttatgggtatcccgacgtcgtggtatcagccgaagcacttcagacgtcagcgacggagcggcgcgcgccgaattggactggaacgccactaggctaggtctgctttcggccgccctcgcaacgtgcaggtgtgctatgggcgatgggcccagacccctgtgcgcttaggtttagaccggcgtgctggcctctctgttgagcctaggtggggctgcgacgtgttgatcttccgaggccgggcatgacccaggaaagtgtgtccggccaaatgggatcaagcgtgttgggttatgtggtgcacccctgcagggaagttaatctattcgaatagccgtgatcttcggtaacaggacgacttggagttgtacctcgaccttatgacaactagaaccggatacttaataaaacacacccttccaagtgctagatacaaccggtggtctctctacctcagggatatgaggaggggatcgccgagtaggattatgctatgagttgttacttggagatgctacttggaggacttcgacctaccctcttctgcctgttgcaagacgaaggtgaccagaagcgtagtcttcgataagactagctatccccctcttattctggcattctgcagttcagtccactgatatggccctttacacctatacccatgcatatgtagtgtagttccttgcttgcgagtactttggatgagtactcacggttgcttcctccccctttttttccccttttccttcctttctggttgtcgcaaccagatgctggagtccaggagccagacgccaccgtcgacgacgacccctactacactggaggtgcctactactacgtgctgcccgctgatgacgacctggagtagtttaggaggatcccaggcaggaggcctgcgcctctttcgatctgtatccctgtttgtgctagccttcttaaggcaaacttgtttaacttatgtctgtactcagatattgttacttccgctgactcgtctatgatcgagcacttgtattcgagccctcgagggccctggcttgtattatgatgctggtatgacttattttatttgtagagttgtgttgtgatatcttcccgtgtgtccctgatcttgatcgtacacatttgcgtgcatgattattgtacgattgaatcgggggcgtcacaagttggtatcagagccgactgcctgtaggaatcccccttccacactccttggccgaagtcgagtctagtcactacaaaacttttactaacatggctgtgagccttacgggcccacgtcgccattgggtggtactaggatcttttactcctcgacctttactctgggactctgaactcttttctactcgggttaaacgaatttactaactctgacattaggatcccgttaccacgttcaccccaaagttggataagccatagttattc from Triticum aestivum cultivar Chinese Spring chromosome 3B, IWGSC CS RefSeq v2.1, whole genome shotgun sequence includes these protein-coding regions:
- the LOC123071964 gene encoding zinc finger CCCH domain-containing protein 12 isoform X2; this encodes MKVEGMWQQMAMSSGATMQSGPYPVRPGEPDCTYYLRTGLCRFGMSCRFNHPQDRNTAIASARMKGEYPERVGQPECQYYLKTGTCKFGPTCKFHHPREKAGIAGMVQLNTLGYPLRPNERECAYYLKTGQCKYGNTCKFNHPEIFSAVASSRGSPIYPPVHNSGSTGPHSYTGTMASWTYPRGSFIPSPRWQSPSNYTPMIVPQGLVQVPNWNSYPGQMVPVSSPESRLQSPGAQQYYGTSRQGEASAGNQGMQSPYRSSSFPAPQYALQRENVFPERPDQPECIYYIKTGDCKFGAVCKFHHPRVRSQPPPDCILSPMGLPLRPGEELCKFYSRYGICKFGVNCKFDHPMAAPMGVYAYGYSASASPNAPMARRLLESPSGSAYAS
- the LOC123071964 gene encoding zinc finger CCCH domain-containing protein 12 isoform X1, giving the protein MDEAGRASAPAVVTVTASAAAPSPPPPPPPATATAAAADPPSPDPDALYEEGMWQQMAMSSGATMQSGPYPVRPGEPDCTYYLRTGLCRFGMSCRFNHPQDRNTAIASARMKGEYPERVGQPECQYYLKTGTCKFGPTCKFHHPREKAGIAGMVQLNTLGYPLRPNERECAYYLKTGQCKYGNTCKFNHPEIFSAVASSRGSPIYPPVHNSGSTGPHSYTGTMASWTYPRGSFIPSPRWQSPSNYTPMIVPQGLVQVPNWNSYPGQMVPVSSPESRLQSPGAQQYYGTSRQGEASAGNQGMQSPYRSSSFPAPQYALQRENVFPERPDQPECIYYIKTGDCKFGAVCKFHHPRVRSQPPPDCILSPMGLPLRPGEELCKFYSRYGICKFGVNCKFDHPMAAPMGVYAYGYSASASPNAPMARRLLESPSGSAYAS